The window AAACCTTTTATAATTAATTATTTTATTATACTTTTTTTATAATATTATAATATTATAAAGCTATACGGTTAAAAAATTATTTTTAAAAAAACCTTGTATTATCATGCTCATTTCTTTATTATAATGAAATATGAATTTAAGCATAAGTTTATTTTTTCAATTTATTTTTCGTAATTAAATACAGACTGTTATCATTCAAATCTGCTGTCATTGTTAATTTATAATTATAATTAAAACGGAGGTATGGGTGTGGATGCTTATTGCGTAAAATGTAAAGCAAAAACTGAAGTTAAAGACGCTAAGGAAGTTACAATGAAAAACGGAAGACCGGCAATAACTGGTACATGTTCGAAATGCGGAACAAAGGTTTTTAAGATTAAATCGAAAAAATAAGAACAAATTTTTTAATCAACAACTTGATTTAAATAATCAGATATAAAATAAATTAAGTTTTTCTATTTTTTAATTAGTGCTATTTTATAAAATAGCACTAATTTTTTTCTTTTTTATTTTGACTTTGGGATAATTTTTTTAGATTATATCTAAGTATGCTAATCTTATTTTAAAATAATAATTTCTTTAGTAAAATCAGAAAAAACAAGAGGGAATATGTTAGGGATAGCATATTTGAAAGAAATTATAATATTTATACTGAGCTTTCTTTTTGGTTCAATACCTTTTTGCTATATAATCGCAAAACTTGTCAGAAAAAAGGATCTCAAAAAAATTGGAGATAAAAACCCGGGCGGATGGAATCTGGTTTTCAATGTTTCCAAATGGTGGGGTATCCTCGGAATAATGCTTGATGTTTTAAAAGGAGTCGCACCTTATCTGCTGGCACTGTATTTTACAGATTCTCTTATCGTATCAGCGACAGCAGGCTGCCTGGCTGTAGCCGGACATAACTATTCTCCTTTTTTAAAATTTAACGGCGGCAAAGGAATAGCAACTTCACTGGGTTTCTTGGTGGCTTTAAATCCTTTTTCAATACTTGCCTATGGGTTTGGCATTGTAACTGTTTTATTCACATTAAAAAGCATGATATGGGGTGTAATTTCCGCAATAATATTTGTCAGCCTGTTTTTACTGATCTTTACAGGAGAATTATTATATATATACATGGGCTTGTTTTTAATGATTATTATCGTTCCAAAATACATCAATTATTCAAAAAGTCTGAAAGAAAATCTTAGAATAAACAGAAAAACAAAGGTAAAGGATCTTTTTACACCAAAAATAAGATAGTTATTAAAACTAAGGATTTTTTATCTTAAACTCTTCAATATCTTCTTCAAAAACATCCAGCTCATTGGATTTGCTCTGAACCTGATAAGTTCTCTCTTTCCATGAAATACCGCTGCCAAGCCTGCTTTGAATAAATGAATTCATGGATACCAGTACAATAAATATCATCGATAACGGATGGATAAATACATTGAAAATACTTTGTTTGAATCTCAGGGAAATGCATATCCTTACGATGCTTATGATAGATACCTGCATTATTATAAGGGTCATTATCTCTGCAGGCCATTTATAAATAAAGATTCCAAGCGGAAGAAAAACAAAAGGCAGGAACAGAAATATGTTTGCAAGAATTAGAACCAGCGCCATTGTAACAAAGTTATAATCAAAAGCTGAAAACATGAATCTGGAAAAACCTTTCCATACCTCATGAAAGTTTTTATACATCCTGCATATAAGCGATGTGCTTCCATCAAAAATCATATAATTAAAGCCGGCTTCTTTGATTTTTTTTGAAATATGCACATCTTCAAGTATTTTACCCTTCACAGATGCATGCCCGCCAATCGCAAAATAGGCTTCCTTTTTAAAAATAAAATACTGCCCTACGCCTGTGCAGAAAAGAGGATTTCTCGATTTCCTGATTAACGCAAGAGGCATAAAAAGAAGTATTGCAAAATTTATAAAAGGTACTGACAATCTTTCAGAAAGAGATGCCATTATCTGTCTGGGAAACAGACATGCAGCATCAAGCTTGTTTGCAATAAGGCATGCAACAGCTGATCTGACAGAGGAAGTGAAATGGTGGGTGTCTGCATCAGTAAAAATAAGATAATCGCCTTTTGCATAATGTGAGAGCTGGAAGCAGGCAAAATTTTTACCCAGCCATCCCTGCGGAAGAGGTTTGCCCAAAACAAGCCTTATCCTTGAATCTTTTTTCGCCAGTCTTCTGACAATCTCTCCGGTTTTATCGGAAGAATTATCATCCAGCACTACTATTTCAGTATTTTTATAGTCCTGGTTAATAAATGATTTCAAACATCTCTCAATATTTTTCTCTTCATTTCTTGCAGGAATCAATATTGAAACCAGGGGCTCATTATCCTGTATGATGTTCAGATCTTTATAATTTCTTAAATTTCTGAACAAATAAAGATTAAACAGGAAATTTATCAGTAAGACAGTAAGAACTACAAATATTACGAATTGGTATAAATAAAATAAGTCC is drawn from Actinomycetota bacterium and contains these coding sequences:
- a CDS encoding glycerol-3-phosphate acyltransferase — its product is MLGIAYLKEIIIFILSFLFGSIPFCYIIAKLVRKKDLKKIGDKNPGGWNLVFNVSKWWGILGIMLDVLKGVAPYLLALYFTDSLIVSATAGCLAVAGHNYSPFLKFNGGKGIATSLGFLVALNPFSILAYGFGIVTVLFTLKSMIWGVISAIIFVSLFLLIFTGELLYIYMGLFLMIIIVPKYINYSKSLKENLRINRKTKVKDLFTPKIR
- a CDS encoding glycosyltransferase codes for the protein MFRNLRNYKDLNIIQDNEPLVSILIPARNEEKNIERCLKSFINQDYKNTEIVVLDDNSSDKTGEIVRRLAKKDSRIRLVLGKPLPQGWLGKNFACFQLSHYAKGDYLIFTDADTHHFTSSVRSAVACLIANKLDAACLFPRQIMASLSERLSVPFINFAILLFMPLALIRKSRNPLFCTGVGQYFIFKKEAYFAIGGHASVKGKILEDVHISKKIKEAGFNYMIFDGSTSLICRMYKNFHEVWKGFSRFMFSAFDYNFVTMALVLILANIFLFLPFVFLPLGIFIYKWPAEIMTLIIMQVSIISIVRICISLRFKQSIFNVFIHPLSMIFIVLVSMNSFIQSRLGSGISWKERTYQVQSKSNELDVFEEDIEEFKIKNP